In Xanthomonas campestris pv. phormiicola, the DNA window GCAACAAGGCGCCCCTCCCGGCGCGCCGCACCCGGAGGTTCCCATGTCGTACGTCGATGGTTTCGTGCTGGCCGTGCCCACGGCCAACAAGGAGAAATTCCTCGAACATGCCCGCATCGATTCGGTCTTCATCGAATTCGGCGCGCTGCGCGTGCTCGAATGCTGGGGCGAGGACGTGTCGCGCGGCCAGCAGACCGACTTCTTCCGCGCGGTGGACGCCAAGGACGACGAAACGGTGGTGTTCTCGTGGATCGAGTGGCCGGACAAGGCGACCCGCGATGCCGGCATGAAGAAGATGATGGAAGACCCGCGCATGGATCCGGCGGTCAATCCGATGCCGTTCGACGGCAAGCGCATGATCTACGGCGGCTTCGTGCCGGTGCTGGAACTGAAAAAATAGGCGCGCAAGCGGTCGGCATGCGACGGGCGCTGCGCCGCGGCAGCGCATGCCGTCCGCGCATGCCGCTTCATGCCGCGCTGCGACGACGGCGCAGCGCGGGGCGGCTCAGAACCTGTAGCTGAAGCTCAGCGTGGCATTGCGTCCGGCGGCGTAGTACAGGTTGCTGTACTCGTCCAGCACGAAATACTTGCGATCCAGCAGGTTGCCCGCGTTGAACTGCAGCGACGCCTGCGCGCTGAAGGCGTAGCGCGCCATCGCGCTGAGCAAGGTCACCGAGGCCTGGTCCACGCGCTGCGGACCGTTGGGGCCATCCACCGCGGCGTGGCTGGCGGACTGCCAGTTGGCGCCGCCGCCCACGCTGAGCCGGTTCCAGGCACCGGGCAGCCGGTAGGTGGTGAACAGGCGCACCAGCGTGCGCGGCAGCGCCGTGCGCAGGTCGGCGCCGTCCGGGCCCTCCAGTTCGAAATGCGACCAGCCGAACGACGCGCTCCAGTCTTCGCTCAACTCGCCCGAGGCTTCCAGCTCGAAGCCGCGCGAGCGCGTGCCGTCCACCGCCACGTAGGCCTGGGTCAGGCCGTCGGGCAGGGTCTTGCCGACATCGGCCTCGGCGACGTTGTCCTGGCGGGTATCGAACAGCACCAGCGCGGTGTTGAGGCGGCCGTCGAAATGGCGGCCCTTGAGGCCGATCTCGCGGCTGCTGCCGAGCACCGGATCGAGGAAGCTGCCGTCGCTGCGGCGGTTGTCCTGCGGGTCGAAGATCTCGGTATAGCTGACGAATGCGGAATACACCGGGGTGATCGCGTAGATCAGTCCGGCGTAGGGCACGGTCTTGCGGTGGTCGTGGCGGAACACGCCGCTGTACAGGTCGTCGGTGTCGTTCTTCCAGCGGCTGTAGCGGGCGCCGGCGACCAGCGTCAGCGGCTCGGCCAGCGACAGGCGCGCGGCGGCATACGCGCCCTGCTGGTCGGTGCGGATGTCGGTGACCTTGTCGGCGTCGGCCGCGAACTGCGGATAAGGATAGTCGCCGTTCCACTGCAGGAAATCGCCGATCGGTGCCAGCGTCTCGGTGGCGTTGACCCACGACCGCTTGGTGTAGCGCGAACCGCTCAGGCCCAGCACCAGTTCGTGTTCGCGCCCCCAGGCCTGGAACGGCCCGGACGCATACACGTCGAGCATGTTCTGGCGGCCGCGGTCGCGGCTGCGGTAGGCGTAGGGTTCCAGCGTCTCGCCGGTGCTGCGGTTCGGGAAACCGTAGACGTAGAACAGCGCCATGTCGCCGTCGGTGGCGCGGTGGCTGGCCAGCGCCCGCAGCAGCCAGCCATTGCCGAACTGATGCTTGAGGTCGGCGAAGGCGGTGGCGGTGGTGGTGTTCCAGTAGGTCCAGTCCGCCGCGCTGCTGAAGCCGCGCGGCCACTCCAGGAAACTGCCGTCGTCGTAGAACACCGGGTAGGTGCCCCAGGTCACGCCCCTGGGCCGGTTCTTCTGGTAGTCGTAGCCCACGCTCAGCGTGGTGGCGGCGCCGAGGTCGGCATCGACCACGCCGTACAGCACGGTCTTCTTCTTGCTGTAGCGGTCCAGGTAGGAATCGCCCTGCTCGTAGGCGCCGACCACCCGGCCGCGCACGCTGCCGTCGGCCGCCAGCGGCGCGGCGACATCGGCGGTACCGCGCAGGGTGTTCCACGACCCGGCGCTCAGCGCTGCGTCGGCCTGCAGCGTGCGGCTGTCGGCGCGCTTGCGCACGAAGTTGATCGTCGCCGACGGGCTGCCGGCGCCGCTGAGCAGGCCGCTGGCTCCGCGCAGTACCTCGATGCGTTCGTAGATCGCCGTATCCAGGCTGGCATCGGCGGACCCGGAGTTGATCCCCGGCGCGACCGGCACGCCGTCGTAGGCCATGTTCTCGACCAGGAAGCCGCGCGCATAGAACAGCACCCGCTCGGTGTCGTAGGCATTGGAGGACACGCCGGTGACGTTGTCGAGCACCTCGCGCACCGAGGTCAGGTGCTGGTCCTCGATCCGCTGCGCGGTGACGATGCTGACCGACTGCGGCGTCTGCTGCGGCGTCAGCGCCAGGCGCGTCGCCGCCGCGGTCTGTTCGACCGTGTAGGAACCCGCGCGTTCGGCGTTGACGTTGATCGCGTCCAGCGTGGTCGGATCGTCGGCGGCAACCGATTGCGCCGCGGCCGACACCGCGATGGACAAGCCGACGGACAGCGCGCTCAAGCGCACGGCAGCGGCACGAAGAGGGAAAGCGGACATGGAAAACCCCTGAATGAAGTGAGCCGCAGGCAGGCGGCCTGTGCGGATTCTCACGACTGGGGCTGGCAGGAACACGGCTTGCGCGTCGTCAAGTCCGCGCAGTTTATCCGAGCGCCGCCGCCGGGACGAGTGCGCCGCGCGCGCGGCGCGGCGTCGCTTGCGACTGAGGCCGGCACCGACGCAGCGTACCCGTTCGGACCGGGCACGCTGCCTGGCGTGGCTGAGCGCAGCCGCTCAGAGAATCGTGCAGAAGCTGACGTAGCGATCGGCGGAGTAGTAGCGCTTGTCGACGACCGACTTCCGGGCGCCGTCGGTGACCAGGAACACCAGCCGGTAGGTGCCGGCCGGGCCGCCGGGATCGCGCCATGCCTCGCCCTCGTAGCAGGTCTGGCCGCGGCCGGCCTGGGGCAGGCGTCGCTCGTTGTTGCCGAACACCTGCACGTCGACGGCGCCCGCGCCGCAGGCGGCGATCGGATTGGGCATGGTGATGCAATGGTTCAGGTCGCGAACGGCTTCGCGCACATAGGTGGGCAGCGTGCCGCAGCTCGGGGCCTTCTGCGCCTGCGCAGCCGACAGGGCGAGGACGGCCAGCAGCGCGAATCTGATCGAGGGATACATCGAGGACTCCTTGAGGACGGATGGATGGATTGCCGCCGATGCGAACAGCACGCAGGCCGCGCACCGGACCATGAGAAGAAACGCCGCCGCCCATCCGTGAATACCTGATCTGCCGGTGCGCGGCCGCCGATGCGTTCGGCTCAAGCCAGGCATGCCGCACGAGCGCCGGCACTGCCGCTGTGGCGTTGCCGGCAGGTGCCGGACGCGGCCGCCTCGGCTACCATCGGCGGCGCGCCGAAGCCGGCGCTCGTCTTTCTGCGCACACGACCGCCTCCCGCCGCCCCATCCGCTGCCCATGAACCACGCCGCCTCGTCCCGCCCCGTCGCGGGCACCGCCCTCGCTGCGCTGCGCGTGGCCGCCAAGCTCGCCGCCTTCCTGCTGGCCAGCGCGACGCTGGTCCCGCTGCAGTGGCTGTGCATGCGCTTCACCCGCGGACGCGGCGCCTTCGTGCTGCCGCGGCTGTGGTTCGCCTGCCTGCGCAAGGCGATGGGCATCCGCGTCGAGGTGGTGGGCACGCCGCGCCGCGGCGGCGGCACGCTGTTCGTCGGCAACCACATCTCGCACTTCGACATCGTGGTGCTGGGCAGCCTGCTGCGCGCGCGCTTCATCGCCAAGAACGACATGGAACGCTGGCCGGGCATGCGCCGGCTCGGCGCGCTGGCGCAGACCCTGTTCATCAGCCGCCGGCGGATCGACGCGGCCAACGTGGCGGCGGCCGTCGCCGCGCAGATCCGCCCCGACCACGACGTGGTGCTGTTCGCCGAAGGCACCACCTCGTCCGGCGAGCGCGTCGCCCCGTTCAAGTCCAGCCTGTTCTCGCTGTTCCTCGGTGGCGGCGCCGACGCCCGGCCATGGACGCTGCAACCGTTCACCCTGGAAGTGCTGTGCGTCGATGGCCGCCGCCTGGCGCACGGCGGCGAGCGCGACGCCTACGCGTTCTACGGCACGATGCAGGCCGGCGCCCACGTCATGCGCTTCCTGCGCTCGTCCGGCGCCGTGGTGCGGGCGACCTTCCACGCGCCGATCGCGCTCGACCACGGCGCCGAGCGCAAGGCGCTGGCGCAGCGGCTGCACGCGATCGTGGCAGCGTCGCTGCCTGCGCCGCGCAGCGACGCCCGCCCGGCATAGGCCGCACGCGCCGCTGCGGCGCGCCCCGAGGCACCGCGCCGCTGTTCGCGCCGCCCCGCCGGGTCAGTGCTTCGGCAAAGGCTGCATGCGGTAGTTGTCCGGCGGTGTACTGCCGAGCAGGTATTGCACGAAGTAGTCCCAGCGGCGGCGGGTCACGTAGGGCGTGGCGTCGTCGCCATAGGCGTGCTTGGCGTTGGGCAGCACCAGCATGTCGAAGCTCTTGTTGGCCTTGATCAGCGCGTCGGCCATCAACAGCGATTCGTAGGGCGGGACGTTGTCGTCCAGGCTGCCGTGCACCAGCATCAGCCGGCCCTTGAGGTTGGCGGCGAGCAGCGGATTGGCCTGGTTGTCGTAGCTGCCCTTGCCCTGCTTGTCCACGCTGAGCGGCCCCTGGTACTTCTCGCCCCAGTCGTCCTCGTAATCGCGGTTGTCGTGGTTGCCGCTCTCCGACCAGGCCACCTTGAAGAAATCCGGGTAGCGCAGCATCGCGTCGGTGGAGGCGTTGCCGCCGCCGGAGTGGCCCCAGATGCCCACGCGCTGCAGGTCGATCCATGGATAGCGCTGCCCCAGCTCCTTCAACCCGGCCACCTGGTCGGGCAAGGTGTTGTCGCCCATGTCCGCGTACCAGGTGTCGTGGAAGGCCTTGGAGCGCCACGGCGTGCCCATGCCGTCGATGGCCACGACGATGAAGCCCAGTTCGGCCAGCGCCTGGTTGTCGCCATGGCTGGGCAGGAAACTGCGCCCGCGCACCGAGCCGGTCTGCGGGCCCGGGTAGATGTAGTCGATGACCGGATAGCGCTTGGCGGGGTCGAAGTGGGAGGGCTTGAACATCACCCCGTACAGCACGGTCCTGCCGTCGCGCGCCTGCACCGTGATCGGCACCGGCGCGACCCAGCCGGCGGCCTGCAGGCGGCCGATGTCGGCCTTGGCCACGGTGGCGAGGGTGCGGCCGTCGCCGGCCTGGCGCAGCAGCGTCACCGGCGGCTGGGTGGTGGTGGAGTAGCTGTCGACGAAGCGCTGGCCATCCGGCGACAGGGCGATGGCGTGGTCGGCCGGCTCCGGCGTCAGCAGCTGCGGCGCGCCGCCATCCAGGCCGACCTTCCACAGCTGCTGGTCGTACGGATCCAGCCCGCGGGTGCGGCCGACGCCGCGGAACCAGGCGGTGCGGGTCTTGGCATCGACCTTCAGCAACTCGGTGACGTTGCCCTCGCCGGTGGTGATGGCGCGCTTGGGCTTGCCGGTGGCCAGGTCGTACAGATACAGCTGGCCCCAGTTGCTGCGTTCGGAAAACCACACCGCTTCGTTGCGCTCCGGCAGGTAGGCCCAGTTCGCCGCGACCTGGCCGCTTTCGTAGTAGGTCTTGGCGGTTTCCCGGAACGCGGTGCGGACCGCGCCGGTGGCCGCGTCGGCGATCCGGAACCAGGCGTCCTTGTGATAGCGCGAGGTGGAGACGAACGCCAGGGTCTTGCTGTCCGGCGCCCACTTCACGTCGTCCCAGCCGCCGTCCGGGCCGCAGCTGACGTCGTCGCACAGGGTCGAGCGGTGCTGGTCCGGCGGCATCTGCAGCCGCACCACCTTGCGTGCGGGCACGTCCACGATCACCCGCTCGATCATGGTCACGTCCTTGTCGCCGGGCATCGGGTACTTCCACTGCAGCAACTCCGGATGCCCCAGCTTGCTCCTGACCAGGTACATGTCGCCGCTCTTGCGCTGGTCCTGCTGGAACGTGGCGATCCTGCGCGAGTCCGGCGACCACTCCAGGATCGCCTTGTCGCTGTGCTTCCAGCCGGCGTTGTCGGTGGCGTAGCCGAAGTCGCGCACGCCATCGGTGGTGAGCTGGGTTTCCCTGCCCGAGCCCAGGTCGCGCAGCCACAGGTTCCAGTCGCGGACGAACGCCTCGCTCTTCTTGTCCGGCGACACCATGCCCGGCTCGGGCTTGTCCTTGGCGTAGACCTTGCTGCAATGCGCGCCGGCGTCGCAGAACACCTGGGTGTCGCGCACGCTGAAACGGTAGCGGCCATCGGCGGCCAGGCTCAGCGACTTGATCGGCAGGTCGGTCGCGGCCAGCGGCCGCTCGGTGAGCGCCAGCAAGGTATTGAGCGACGCGGCCAGCGCGGCCTGGTCGAACAGCGGCGCGCGCTGGCCGCTGACCGCGTCCATCCGCATGAAGTGGTCGCCGCCGGCGTCGTGGTCGACATAGGCGAAATGGGTGGCGTCCAGCCAGTCCACGCGCTGGACCGCATGGTCCAGCAACGGTTGCGTCAGATGGCCGAGCGCGCGCTCGGCCCGCGCATAGTCGGCGGCGGTGACAGCCGGCGCCTGCGCGGCGGCGGCGGCCGGCAGGAGCATGGCCAGGAGGACGGCGCCGAGCGAACGTGGGGCAAGGAGCGGGGAAGGCATGGCGTGGGGGTTCCGGAGCGGACAGGTGCGGACGGCGGGAAGCGATCCTTGCGCGTAATCCGCCGATGCTACGCCCTGCCCGGCCGGCGCCCCCCTGCCGGAAGTCGTAGTGGCGCACTGCCGACGCCCGGCGCGGCAGCGCTTGCATCCCGTCGGCCGCGGCGTCGCCGTCCGCAGTGGGCCGGATCGCGGCCGGAACGCCGGCGGCCGCGCGCGCCGCGTCCGTCCGAGTCGTGGCCGCTGTGCGGCGCTCCCGGCGTTGGTATCGGCAGGCAACAGCGACCGGCGCGGCGTCTTCCCGACCCGCACAGGAGTCCGGCGCGGCTGCCTGCCTGTCGCAGCGCGCGTCCGCATACGGACGGCGTCCACGCGGGCCCATACCAACAGTTCATGGAGAACGCAAATGAAGAGCACAAGGGCAGCAGTAGCGTCGTTCCGGTCCCCGCACGCGGTCACCGTCGCGGTGCCGGTGGAGGTCGGCAACGACATCGAGAAGATGCACAAGATCACCCGGGAAATCCTCGGCCGGCTTGGCTGCGCGGCCTGCCATTCCGGCTTCGACCTGCGCTTCGTGATCGAACGCGACTTCCGGGTCAATCCGGCGCTGGAGATCGAGGGTTTCGCGCCGCGGATCGGCCCCTGACCGGAGGCATCGGCGATGCATGCCCTGCCCGATCTTGGCGTCGGCCTGGTGCTGTGGCCGGAGTTGATGCCGGTCCTGGCCGAGGACGACGGCGCGATCGGGGTGGTCGAGATCGAACCGGAATTCTTCTGGTTCGAGACTGGCAACGCGCAGGCGCCGATGCGCATCGACACCGGCATGGTGCGGCAGCTCGCCGAGCTGCCGCAGCACAAACTCGTGCACGGCGTGGCCTCCCCGGTGGGCGGCTCGCTGGCACCGGAGCCGCAACGCCTGCAACTGATGCGCGAGGTCGTGCAGGCGCTGGGGGCGCCGTGGGCCAGCGAACACCTGAGCTTCAACGCAGTGCCGCTGGCCGGCGGTCCGGTCGATTCCGGTTTCCTGCTGCCGCCGCTGCAGACCGTGGAGAGCGCGCAGCAGGCAGCGGCCAATCTCCGCACGATGGCGCACGGCCTGCAGGTGCCGTTCGCGGTGGAGAACAACGTCAATTATCTGCGCCCGGTCGCTGGCGAACTCAGCGACGGCGCGTTCCTGGCTGAAGTGGCGACCCAGGCCGACTGCGGCATCCTGCTCGACCTGCACAACCTGTGGACGAACCAGAAGAACGGCCGCCAGCCGGTGCGCGAGGCGATCGCCGCGCTGCCGCTCGAGCGGGTCTGCGAACTGCACCTGGCCGGCGGCTTCGCGCATCGCGGCTACTGGCTGGACGCGCATTCCGGACTCGTCGATGAAGACCTGATGCGACTGGCCGCCGACGTGGTTCCCGCACTGCCCAACCTGCGCGCGATCGTGTTCGAGATGCTGCCGACCGCGTTGGCGCAGGTCGGTATCGCCGATGTGCGCAGGCAGATCGACAGACTGCACACGCTGTGGGCGCTGCGCCGGCCCGGCGCACCCGCGCCGCATCCGGCAGCGGGCCGCGCCCGCCGCGATGGCGACGCCGCGCCGTCGCCTGCCGACTGGGAACGGACGCTGGGCGCGCTGGTACGCGGCGACGCGCCGGGCGCGCATGCCGTCGCCGCCCTGCTGGACGATCCCGGCGTCGCCCTGCTGCGGGAACTGGCCAGCAATGCGCGCGCCGGGCAGATCGCCAGCGCGGCGCGGCTGACCACGCGCATGCTGCTGGCGCATGGCGGCGAGGCCGCCTTCCGCCTCCTGTTCGAGGACTACGCCGCAGCGCAGCCGCCACGCCAGTTCGCCAGCAGCGAGGCGCTGGGCTTTCTGCAGCATGTGCAGCTCGCCGCGCCGGCGATTCCGCAGCTCGCCCAGGTGGTGATGTTCGAAAGCGCCGTGATCCGTTCCGCGCTGCATGGCGACGCGCGCGTCGTCGCCTTCGACGGCGACCCGGTGCCGCTGCTCACCGCGCTGGCCGAACGGCGCGCACCGCCGCCGATGCAGGCATCCGGCAGATTCGCGATCGAGCTGCAGGGCGGCACGGTCACCGCCATTCGCGCCCGCTAGCGTTCTGCATCGCCGGCACCCGCGTGCATGCGTTGCGCGATCTCCAGGACGCATCGGTCCTGGCACCGGACCGCCCGCGGATCCCGCCGCAGATCCCGCGCGCCGCCGGGCGATGCTGCGCCTGCACGGAATGCAGTTCGCTGCGCTCCCTGTAGAAGACTTCAGCTCCGACAGCATCCACAACCGGAATATCGACCGCTCCGTTCGTCGCGGCTGAAGCCGCTCCACAGCCAGCGGCATCATGCCGATCGCGACTACGCCGACACGCTCCTTCCGCCTCAGTGCGCCTCACGCAGCCAGCGCGCCACCTGCGGCGCGAAGTAGGTCAGCACGCCGTCGGCGCCGGCGCGCTTGAACGCCATCAGCGATTCCAGCACGCACTTGCGTTCGTCCAGCCAACCATTGGCGAAGGCGGCCTTGAGCATCGCGTACTCGCCGCTGACCTGGTAGGCGAAGGTCGGCACGCGGAATGCGTCCTTCACCCGCCGCACCACGTCCAGGTACGGCATGCCGGGCTTGACCATCACCATGTCGGCGCCTTCCTCCAGGTCCAGCGCGATCTCGCGCAAGGCCTCGTCGCCGTTGGCCGGGTCCATCTGGTAGGTGCTCTTGTCGGCCTTGCCGAGGTTGCCGGCGCTGCCGACCGCGTCGCGGAACGGGCCGTAGAACGCCGAGGCGTACTTGGCCGAATAGGCCATGATGCGCACGTGCAGATGCGCGTCGGCATCCAGCGCGCGGCGGATCGCGCCGATGCGCCCGTCCATCATGTCCGAGGGCGAGACGATGTCCACGCCGGCCTGCGCGTGCGACAGCGACTGCTTGACCAGCGCCTCGACGGTGATGTCGTTGAGCACATAGCCGCGCGCGTCGATGATGCCGTCCTGGCCGTGGGTGGTGTACGGATCCAGCGCCACGTCGGTCATCACCCCCAGCTCGGGGAAACGCGCCTTCAGCGCGCGCACCGCGCGCTGCGCCAGGCCGTCCTCGTTCCAGGCCTCGGCCGCGTCCAGGCTCTTGCCGGACGGATCGATCACCGGGAACAGGTCGATCACCGGGATGCCCAGCTCCAGCGCGGTCTCGGCCTCCTTCAGCAGCGCATCGATCGACAGCCGCTCCACCCCGGGCATCGAGGCAATCGGCGCGCGCCCGGGCAGTTCGTGCACGAACACCGGCCAGATCAGGTCGTCGGCGGTCAGGGTGTGCTCGCGCATCAACCGGCGCGAGAAGTCGTCGCGGCGCATGCGCCGGGGGCGGTAATGGGGATGGGCCACGTGAGGCTCCTGCAGGGACGGATCGGGCGTCGCGCACCCGGCAGCGCGAGGCGGCGCCCGCTCTACCGGGCCGCGCCGCACGCACCGGCGCGAACGGTGACGGCCACCGCAGCGATCGTCACCGCCGAATTTTACGCCTGCCGGCCGCAGATGGACCGGGCCTGCTGCAACACAGCATGCCGCGGCGCCCGGCGGCGGCGGCGCATGCCGTCAGATCACCCCGCCGCCCAGGCTCAGCCGGATCACCCCGACCACGATCACCAGCCCGTTGAGGATCAGCCCGGTCTTGGCGCGGCCGCGGTTCGGGGCCGAGGTGAACAGCAGGCCGATCGCGGCGATGATCGCGCCGACCGCGGCGAACGGGATCACGAACCAGTTGCCCCAGCCCAGCAGCGGGATGAAGGCCAGGATCATCCACAGCAACGCCACGATGCCCCACAACAGACTGATCAAGCCCATGCCGCCGCCCTACGCTGAATGCCAGTGCGCACCATAGCGCGCAGCCCTGGCGGCGCAAGCCAACTCTTGGCACGGGACTCACGGCGGCCATGCCACGGTGATGCGGCAATGGCGGGTGCGGCGCGGTTCACCGGTCGCGCCTATCATCGCCTCGTATCCGATCCGCGGGGGTAATGCCATGAACGTCCGACCGCTGTTGCCGCTGGCGCTGCTGCTTGCGCTGGCCGGCTGCGCCAGTTCCTCCAAGGTGATGGTCGGTGCGCCGCGTCTGCCGATCGACCCGGCCCTGGTCCAGATCTATTCGACCCCGCCGCCGGGCGCGGTCGACATCGCCCAACTCGAATCGTCCAGCGCGGCCGGCTTCGGCACCCAGGGCCAGACCGATGCGGCGATGGCCCGGCTCAAGCGCGAGGCGGCCAGGCTCGGCGCCAACGGCGTGGTGCTGATGGGCGTGGCCTCGCAGCGCTCGGGCGGCAGCGTGTCGGTGGGCGCCGGCAGCTACGGCGGCCACGTCGGCGGCGGCCTGGGCATCGGCATCCCGACCACGCAGAAGCGCGCCGCCGGCATGGCGATCTGGGTGCCGCCGGGGGCGCAGGTGCGCACTCCCTAGAAGTTCAAAGGCAGCGCATGGAGAGCCCTACCTGACTGTAGATGAATTTATTCACATTTGTGTAGCAATAAATTTATGGGAACTTCACGCAGAATGTGCGAAATTTGTCAGGACCTGCATTCTACTTAGTGCACAAGGACGATGGCTGTAGCAGGCTCACAATTGGGGTTTTCTCTCGCTGGCTTCCGGGCCAGTACGGGCGTCCGTGAAGTCGGCGCGCCAACCGTCCTTGCACATCGCGCTATCCGGCCGGGAGCCATCAGCTCCGCGGCGGGACATGTACGTTTCAATTACCTGCACAGCGACAACCTGCGAGATACGCCATGATTGAACCTACCCGCCGTTCACGCAAGCCATTTTCCTGCCTGGCCACAGGGTTGCTGCTGGCTGCGGGCCTTTGTGCCAGTCAAGCCAATGCGCAATGGATCGTGCATGACCCTACCTCCCTTGGCGAAACGCTGAAGGAATATGCCGAGGATGCCAAGCGGTGGACAGACACCCTCAAGCAGTACAAGGATCAGATCGCGCATTACCAGCAACAGCTGATCAAGCTGCAGAGCCTCAACCTGACTGGCTCGACCATGCAAGATGACTTCACCGAGCGCGCCGATGACTACGGGATGGAAGATGCCTGTCCAGGTGGGAGCGGCAGCGGTGTGACTGGCCTGGTGAATGGCTTCAAGAATTTGCTGCCCAATATGCAGGGCAATCTGGTCGAAGAGCAGTTGAAGGTCTGCCAGCAGTTGGTTCTGACCGACAATGCGCGCTACAACGAGTCGGTACGCATGCTCAAGCGTCTGATCCAGCGCAACAAGGATTTCCAGGAAAAGATCCAGGCCCAGCGCAATAGCGTCGGGACCAGCCAGGGCGCACTCGCGGCGAACGACAACGAGGTCTCCCGGTTCATGACCCAGAATTCCATGGACCTCGATTACTGGCAGGCCAAGATCAAGGCCTATGATGCCCGCGAGATGACCCTGAAGAACGACCAGACGAAGCTCGCCAAGCGCGCGCTCGACGGCAGCAGTTCGATCTTTGGCCAAGTAGTGCAGGCAGCCGCATTGAAGACGGCGCTGTCTGTCGATTAAGCGCGTCGTAGCAACCGCAGCTTCGCTATCAGCAGGAATTAATCGGGAAGAAACATGGACAGCATTTTCCAGGGGGCGATGAACTGGTTGCATCCGATGGCGGATACCGGGCTCGGTGATTACGTTTTTTTCAAGCTGATCAACACGTACTTGAACAGCGAGATCAATACCTTTGGCATGGAGCTGATGAAGCGGGCGATGAACTGGGTCAGCGTCATCGCCATGACCGCGGTCACCCTCTGGGTGCTGCTGGCCGGGTATCGTATCGCCACCGGCCAGTCGCGCGAGTCCGCGTTGGCTACCATGGTCAAGGCCACCAAGATCGTGGTCATCCTCGGCATCGCCAGCGCCGTGGGTGCCAACGGCGCCATGCTGCACAAGACCATGACCGACAACCTGGACCAGGAGATCCACGGGCTGTTCACCGGCGATGCCGGTAGCGCCGCCGATGCCATCGACGAGAACCTGGCCTATACCCAGCTCGCCCTGGCCGCCGTGGATGTGGTCCGCATCAGCCCCACCGATCCCGAATCGCTGGACAAGAAGAACAAGGCCCTGTTCATGGCCGGCTTCGGCGCCGCCAGCCCCGCCATGGCCGCCGGTGCGATGCTGCTGCTGTTCAAGTTCACCATGGCCTTCCTGGTCGGCGTCGGGCCCATCTTCATCCTCGCCCTGATGTTCGATCAGACCAAGGACCTGTTCAAGAAGTGGCTGTTCTACGTCATCGGCACCCTGTTCTCCATGTCCATGCTCTCCGTGGTCTCGGCCATGGTGCTCAAGCTCTCGACCAAGGTCGCCATCGCACTGTGGGCCAGCAAAAGCATCAACGGCCTCCTCGGCACCGATACCGAAGGCCTCAGTTCGCAGGCGCTGCAGCAGGGTGGTATCGGCTTGCTGCTCACTGTCCTGATCGTCACCATGCCCACCGTCGCTGCCGCATTGTGGCAAGGAAATATGGGAACGTTCATGGCGTATTCGGCGTTTGGTGCTGGCGCGTCACCTGGGCCGCAGGGGCAGCCGCCGGGGGCATATGCGCCGCCTCGCATTGCTAGCAGCGATGCCGCAACACAAAGCACGCCTATTCAGCAGTCACAAGTTAACCAAC includes these proteins:
- a CDS encoding DUF1428 domain-containing protein, whose amino-acid sequence is MSYVDGFVLAVPTANKEKFLEHARIDSVFIEFGALRVLECWGEDVSRGQQTDFFRAVDAKDDETVVFSWIEWPDKATRDAGMKKMMEDPRMDPAVNPMPFDGKRMIYGGFVPVLELKK
- a CDS encoding TonB-dependent siderophore receptor; protein product: MRLSALSVGLSIAVSAAAQSVAADDPTTLDAINVNAERAGSYTVEQTAAATRLALTPQQTPQSVSIVTAQRIEDQHLTSVREVLDNVTGVSSNAYDTERVLFYARGFLVENMAYDGVPVAPGINSGSADASLDTAIYERIEVLRGASGLLSGAGSPSATINFVRKRADSRTLQADAALSAGSWNTLRGTADVAAPLAADGSVRGRVVGAYEQGDSYLDRYSKKKTVLYGVVDADLGAATTLSVGYDYQKNRPRGVTWGTYPVFYDDGSFLEWPRGFSSAADWTYWNTTTATAFADLKHQFGNGWLLRALASHRATDGDMALFYVYGFPNRSTGETLEPYAYRSRDRGRQNMLDVYASGPFQAWGREHELVLGLSGSRYTKRSWVNATETLAPIGDFLQWNGDYPYPQFAADADKVTDIRTDQQGAYAAARLSLAEPLTLVAGARYSRWKNDTDDLYSGVFRHDHRKTVPYAGLIYAITPVYSAFVSYTEIFDPQDNRRSDGSFLDPVLGSSREIGLKGRHFDGRLNTALVLFDTRQDNVAEADVGKTLPDGLTQAYVAVDGTRSRGFELEASGELSEDWSASFGWSHFELEGPDGADLRTALPRTLVRLFTTYRLPGAWNRLSVGGGANWQSASHAAVDGPNGPQRVDQASVTLLSAMARYAFSAQASLQFNAGNLLDRKYFVLDEYSNLYYAAGRNATLSFSYRF
- a CDS encoding 1-acyl-sn-glycerol-3-phosphate acyltransferase; the encoded protein is MNHAASSRPVAGTALAALRVAAKLAAFLLASATLVPLQWLCMRFTRGRGAFVLPRLWFACLRKAMGIRVEVVGTPRRGGGTLFVGNHISHFDIVVLGSLLRARFIAKNDMERWPGMRRLGALAQTLFISRRRIDAANVAAAVAAQIRPDHDVVLFAEGTTSSGERVAPFKSSLFSLFLGGGADARPWTLQPFTLEVLCVDGRRLAHGGERDAYAFYGTMQAGAHVMRFLRSSGAVVRATFHAPIALDHGAERKALAQRLHAIVAASLPAPRSDARPA
- a CDS encoding S9 family peptidase, whose protein sequence is MPSPLLAPRSLGAVLLAMLLPAAAAAQAPAVTAADYARAERALGHLTQPLLDHAVQRVDWLDATHFAYVDHDAGGDHFMRMDAVSGQRAPLFDQAALAASLNTLLALTERPLAATDLPIKSLSLAADGRYRFSVRDTQVFCDAGAHCSKVYAKDKPEPGMVSPDKKSEAFVRDWNLWLRDLGSGRETQLTTDGVRDFGYATDNAGWKHSDKAILEWSPDSRRIATFQQDQRKSGDMYLVRSKLGHPELLQWKYPMPGDKDVTMIERVIVDVPARKVVRLQMPPDQHRSTLCDDVSCGPDGGWDDVKWAPDSKTLAFVSTSRYHKDAWFRIADAATGAVRTAFRETAKTYYESGQVAANWAYLPERNEAVWFSERSNWGQLYLYDLATGKPKRAITTGEGNVTELLKVDAKTRTAWFRGVGRTRGLDPYDQQLWKVGLDGGAPQLLTPEPADHAIALSPDGQRFVDSYSTTTQPPVTLLRQAGDGRTLATVAKADIGRLQAAGWVAPVPITVQARDGRTVLYGVMFKPSHFDPAKRYPVIDYIYPGPQTGSVRGRSFLPSHGDNQALAELGFIVVAIDGMGTPWRSKAFHDTWYADMGDNTLPDQVAGLKELGQRYPWIDLQRVGIWGHSGGGNASTDAMLRYPDFFKVAWSESGNHDNRDYEDDWGEKYQGPLSVDKQGKGSYDNQANPLLAANLKGRLMLVHGSLDDNVPPYESLLMADALIKANKSFDMLVLPNAKHAYGDDATPYVTRRRWDYFVQYLLGSTPPDNYRMQPLPKH
- a CDS encoding DUF692 domain-containing protein, producing MHALPDLGVGLVLWPELMPVLAEDDGAIGVVEIEPEFFWFETGNAQAPMRIDTGMVRQLAELPQHKLVHGVASPVGGSLAPEPQRLQLMREVVQALGAPWASEHLSFNAVPLAGGPVDSGFLLPPLQTVESAQQAAANLRTMAHGLQVPFAVENNVNYLRPVAGELSDGAFLAEVATQADCGILLDLHNLWTNQKNGRQPVREAIAALPLERVCELHLAGGFAHRGYWLDAHSGLVDEDLMRLAADVVPALPNLRAIVFEMLPTALAQVGIADVRRQIDRLHTLWALRRPGAPAPHPAAGRARRDGDAAPSPADWERTLGALVRGDAPGAHAVAALLDDPGVALLRELASNARAGQIASAARLTTRMLLAHGGEAAFRLLFEDYAAAQPPRQFASSEALGFLQHVQLAAPAIPQLAQVVMFESAVIRSALHGDARVVAFDGDPVPLLTALAERRAPPPMQASGRFAIELQGGTVTAIRAR